A single region of the Cyclopterus lumpus isolate fCycLum1 chromosome 16, fCycLum1.pri, whole genome shotgun sequence genome encodes:
- the LOC117745158 gene encoding uncharacterized protein LOC117745158, translating to MLSPHIRLALLLTLCAAAQALPEVQAVLGGDCSLRCTADPKPGVPYRAVRWYKEGEPPLSRANGLLTKELPNGTTRWYTGVRREVELLAESRDILLPNVTCGDCGVYTCHLAAPVGEQNREGQVVLALRECLVEKPSEDLQTDTHLVVFATAVLILALVVFLISYFSLRNIIRDRTRTPNKETLLDAALKPLDEKDLQSIYTLGPKVFKSRSMAYACV from the exons atgctGTCTCCACACATCAGGCTGGCTCTGCTGCTGACCCTCT GTGCGGCGGCGCAGGCTCTGCCGGAGGTCCAAGCCGTGCTCGGGGGGGACTGCAGCCTCCGGTGCACCGCCGATCCCAAGCCGGGGGTCCCGTACCGGGCCGTGAGGTGGTACAAG gaAGGAGAGCCGCCATTGTCCCGCGCCAACGGCCTCCTGACCAAAGAACTCCCCAACGGCACGACGCGGTGGTACACCGGCGTGCGGCGCGAGGTGGAGCTGCTGGCCGAGTCCCGCGACATCCTCCTGCCCAACGTCACGTGCGGCGACTGCGGCGTGTACACGTGTCACCTGGCGGCGCCCGTGGGCGAGCAGAACCGGGAGGGCCAGGTGGTCCTCGCGCTGAGAG AGTGTCTGGTGGAGAAGCCCTCAGAAGACCTGCAGACCGACACCCACCTCGTTGTCTTCGCCACCGCTGTGCTGATACTCGCCCTGGTGGTTTTCCTCATCAGCTAC TTCAGCTTAAGGAACATCATCAGAGACAGAACCCGGACTCCGAACAAAGAGACGTTACTGGACGCGGCGCTGAAGCCGCTGGACGAGAAGGACTTGCAGTCGATTTACACGTTGGGTCCTAAAGTGTTCAAAAGCCGCTCGATGGCGTACGCCTGCGTCTAG